The segment GAAGTTCCTACTCTTAAGGTAGGCCTATATCAGTGGGGTCAGTGGGAGGCAGTCGGAAAGCAGATGCcacctttctttccctctgcgtgtgtgtgtgtgttaaactgcACAGTGTTGCGGTCAGGCTGTGATCCCTGATAACAGGACTGCGTCTATGTTATAGTATCTAAGGCCTATGGAACTGGAGGACAGGCCCTGAGTCGACTAATGTTTACCTCAAAGAATCGGATCAACTTTGAAATCTCAGCAGCGTTGGATGTGTTCAAGTTGAGAATTAAtggtttgttattttcaaaTAGTAGTTTGACTTCAACTTAAAATGCCCAAATTTAAAATACACTCATGTATTTTGATGTCTTCCAAAATTATGAGTGAAAACAGTAACAACTATTGatcttttggggtttttttgacGACGCTGTAGGAGAGATCTGTTGTTATGAAGCGGTTTCAGCAGAGAGAGCAATTAGACTGGAATAGTTCTTCTGAACCCCGCCGAAAAATCTGTTGCTGCTAAAACTCATTTTCGGTTTATTAAGTTTAACCAGCCTAAGTTACTATTATAAGACGTATGATGAGATTACTTTTAGTTCATTTGCAGGAGTAATCTAATCATGAGACCAGCTGCAAAATAAATTAGCCAGATAGTCTGggttttttgtaatttttctaATTCTGAGAAAGAGATATTTAATTGCTTTCCTCTCAAACCAGTCATTTGTCTTTTGGACTTTGCAATCATTTTACTTTCTGATATCTTTCTCTGATTGTCTTGCCATGCCTCTGTTTCTCATATCGGCCTACTGGCACTCTGATAGCAAGATACGTGATACATAAAAGAGACTATGTTTTAATGAAGATGCAAGGTGGAAACTAACTAAATATTGTGTCAGTGGTGATGATGTTTGATTAATAATGATCATCACCTTTGTTCCGATGGACACATCAGACCTTGAAGgaagtgtgcagtgtgttttccCTCAGGTCGTTGCTAAGGCGGTAGTGGATATGTTACGGGTAAAACTTGAGCCATTCTTTGGATGATGATGTCAAATTATTCCAGTTGTCACCTCTCTTCCTCGCTGGCTCCCCGCTCGCCCCCCCCGCCCATCTCGATCCCccatcttctttttcttttgtctgcCTCTTTACCTCCTGCCGCTGCATCTGTCACCCGCCCCCCCCTGCTTTTTCTCGCTCATCttcctccattctctcctcctctttcctggCTCTCTGCCTCAAGCCAACACACCTCTCTCAGCGTCTCCATTCCTCCCAAAAGggtccccctctctcccctcgtcCCTGTTATCTACTCTTCTTCCcgccctccatccatccatctatccatccatctctttctctctctccccctgttgtctctcatcctctgtctctctctctccctctcattagTTTCCCCATGCTGTGGTTTGTGTCTCCCGTCTCTGTCAGAACTGTTATCACTGCTGTCAGCTCCCTTGGCGAGAACAAAGTCGTCCTCTGCTCACGGCACCACAAAAGACACGAGAGAAATAAAAGGAAAGAGCCTCAgccaaaaaaaaggggggggggaggaaaaattaaaaaggaggggagaaaaccagaggaaaggagggggccTAGGAACACATCTTTTCATGTCAACCATGATGCATTGTCATCTGTGGGTTATAACAACCAtcgatttctctctctgtcatccctTTATCTATACAGCACAGAGCTTACAGTTGGTTGGAAGATATGAGAGCTATCTCTATACACATCAAGTGCCTTTTCCTCATATTATAAATATATCTCCTGCTAAATCAGCTAAGCCTAGTATATCAACCTCAAATAAGTTACTGTGTATTATTATGAGCTGAGAAGAACGGTAGGTTTGAAAGACATTGAGATAtccaaaagagaaaacataacCATTTATAACCATAAGTAGCATTGAAACACAGGTCTACTGTATAAAGTAATATACAGTAGTATATTATAATATAGTAGGACTGACTGTTACTTCTGTCACTCAATAGCATTGTCCAATCAACATAGCTGAAATCAGTCTTTTCTACTTAGCAAACCAATCAGAATTGAACCAGCAGAGGCACAGAGGGTACTTTGGAAACCAAGGACAAAATGGCCACTGGCCTAGGGGTCGTCATCCTTACAAATGGCGCCTGGCAACGGTGGCATAGGGAGCGTGTCCCTGTGTCATCACGTGTAGGCGTAGTCTATGTCGGGGATGCCACCCTCTCGGTAACCGCGGTTAGTACCGTAACCGACATGGTGGTGACCGGTTTGGCTGAGGATGGTGCCGTTGAGGCTGCCTGCTCCGTGGCTGCTCCGGTAGGTCCCGTTGgcgtgggaggaagaggaggaggaggggaaaatggTGTGGATGTAGGTAACATCCTCCAGCTTCGGCTGCAGGGGCTGATGGGCCATGGCTGTCATCTGGAAGCCTGCGGGAGGGGCCCTGATCTCTAAGATAGAAGTGTCCTTCTTGGTGCCCGACTCCACATAGTCATCATAATGTTTTCCGCCTCGACTCCTGCCGTACGAGCCGGATTCTCCCGACATGTAACCCGCCCTCTGTCCATACCAGCAGAAGATGCCGAAGATCAACAGCAGGCTGACCAATGCCGTGGCTCCCCCTATGATCCCAGCCAATGGCAGGGCTGTTATCTCTGAGTCCTGCCCGTCCTTATCtgacccctcccctcctgcGCTGACCAGAGCCTCTCCTGTCTCTATTTGAGCGCAGGCCGGGGCCGAGTCTTTACTGTCTGTGTCCATGCTGCTAGCCCGAGACGAGCCCGCACTGGCGCCCCCTATGGAGGGGTCCTGACGTAGCGGCAGGAGGCAGATGAGGTAATGGGAGCGAGGGGTGAGCTGGGTAAGGAGGTACTGCTGCCTCTCTCCGGGAACCAGTGTCTCTGTGATGGAACCCAGGGCCGCGCTGCTGCCCAGCCTCAGCCACGACAGGCGGAAGGAGGGCGCCGGCCGTGGGCACAGCCAGGTCACCAGCACGCTGTCTGGGGAGAGAGGTTTTACAGTCAGCTCCAGGGCCTCCCCGGATACCTGCCCCCCTTCCCCCGGAGGCAGGGGCATCACCAGGCCCGGCCGCTTGGCCCGCAGGGTAAAGAGGGAACCTTGGGTGGGGACCAggagggaggtggtggtggtgctgccGTGGGGGGCCGGAGGCACTGCTTgaccccctccaccaccatctccacctcctccgccTTTTTCTGCCCCCACCCCAGCACTGGGCCCAGCAGGGGGGCCCTCACACTGCTCCATCAGCCCGGTCAGCTCTCTCAGAGCCTGGCCCCGTACAGCCTCGGGCCCCTGGCACATCAGACCCCTAACTGTCACCGCTGACCCCCGGCCGTGCAGCCAGGCATGGAGCCAGCGAAGGTTGCAGCCGCAGTACCAGGGGTTTcctcgcagcagcagcagctccaggccCTCTGTGTCCTTCAGAAGACCCCGCGGGAGGCTGGTCAGGTTGTTCCCTGACAGGTCCAGCCTCTGCAGCCGCCGCATCCCGTCTAGCGCCCCCCTCGGCATGTGGGTCATTCCGTTGTCCTGCAAATGGAGTCGCATGAGGTGCGCCGAAGGCAGGTTGACAGGCGGCGCCTGCAGGGCATTCCGGACCAGCGAAAGCTCGGTCAAGTTGGAGAGACGGGAGAAGGTGTCATCTGCGATGCGTGTGTTGGCCAACAGGTTCCCATCCAGGACCAGGCGTCGGAGGGAGGAGAGCCCTCGGAAGGCATGCGTGGGTATGGTGCTGATCCGGTTGTCGTCCAGTCGCAGCTCTTCCAAGGATGCTGGCAGGCCTGCAGGGATGCTGGACAGGTGGTTtcgagagagaaacagcaggcGCAGCCGCGGAGTCCCAGAAAACGCTCGCTCCTGGATGCTAACTGTGGATATGGAGTTATCGTCCAGGTGTAAACGTTCTAGCAACGGTAGCTTGGCCAGGGAGGAGCGCGGTAACGTTCGTATATTGTTGTCCTGCAAGTGGAGCTCCCGTAACGAAGGCGGGAGGTGTATAGGGAATTCATCCAACTGGTTGGCATACAGGTAAACCACCCGTATGGAACTGCTGCGTTCCAGTGAGGGAGGCAGCCCAGCGTTGCTCAGCCGGTTGCTCTGCAAGTAGAGGATGGCAGCCGTTAACGGTAGTGGAGGAATTATGCTGAGGCCGCGGTCGTTGCAGTAGACAAAACCCTCATCGCAGCGGCACACCGAGGGACACACGGCGCCCTCATCCCCGTCGCCCGTCTCCATGGCAATTGCCGCCGCCGCCAGCTCCAGCATCTCAGCCAATAAGGTGAGgcacaggaggagcaggaagagccAATCGCGGAGCTCAGCAAGACTCTCAGCCGCCATGGTGTTCTAGAGCTCctgatggaaagagagggaatgggAAAACGAGTTAAATCGAGAACAAAAGCTGTAGCTCACTGATTCTAAAATCAAGGGAAGAACGACTCAAAGGCAAGAGCTctggcagaaggagagagaatgggaCTGAAACAGTTATTGCAAGGCAAACCACACATAGGCCTAATTACATACGTCTCCAAAATTGCTTGAGTAAAGTGTAAAGTGGTATTTTCCACATGCTGTTTAGAGTGATATTTTATCTCAAAGTGGTAGGAGATTTGGGTATTGAATAGTCAGACGTAGTTTAGGGGGCTGTCCGATATTATATGGGTCAGTCCGACCAAGCAGAAGAAAAACGGAcagttagagggagagagagagatgaggggtgGAGTGAGTGGGCGAGGGAGATTACAAGAATCAGAGAAAGCAAGGGGcgacagagatggagaaaattGGACAGTGACAGTTGCGGGGAAGgaaaatgagggagggagaattTTTTCCGGGGAGATTAACTGAAATGGAGTGAGTGACATGAAACTaaaatggaggagagagtggggagAAGGAAATCAGATTAATTGCCTGCAGTGTTGTTGATAGCCTGGAAGACAACAGAAGTAGCAAACTTGTTCTGACTGCCCTGAGTCTAACCTTCAACTGAAATCACAAATGGGATACATGTGAATGGGGTTCTAGAAATGCAGGTCTTCACGGGTTCCTGTACAGTCAGAAACAGCAGGAGTCTGATTGAGGTTAGGAACAaaacatgcgcacgcacacacacacacacacacacacacagacaagcacacatacaaataaGCAAATGCCCATATACACAAAGTGTACACATGAACACAAGGTCTCAGTACAAGCTGACATGTATAAtgtatgttttctctttcagttgTTATTGTTCGTGAAATTTGTATAAATTATTCAGGGAAACGGTCCTGAAATCCCAAGAAATGTTTTAGCGAGATGTTTTACAGAGAGGCATTTTTCATAAACATTAATACGTTCCTTGGTCGACGTTTTATGACTTGTCTTCTAGCGCATCCTTGACACCAACATCAATAACGCAAATTTACAATTCAGATAAATAAAATGATCTCTGTGCACCCACATGCACGGTGCACTATTTATAGAATATGAATAATGTACAGTAGTGAAAGTTGTGAAGATTACATTGTGGCACACTCTTGTTTGAATCCTTTCTTTCGGGTAGCCCGGGGCTGGAAAATGTGCCCTGACATGAAATGCCTGACGTGATTTGACAGCACATTTGATAAACAAATCCTCTAAaggcaaggttttttttttccccctctgcgcatgcatgtgtatgtgtgtgtgtctgtgtgtgaactcAATACTAGATGCAAAATTGCCCCTTGGCTGCAGTCAAAATCCATGCAAAGCAAACAAGAGATGGCAACaatagaagagagggagggagtgaggcgagcagacagatggagagttggacagtcagtcagaggaggaaaggggaaatGAGTTCCTGGCAGTGAAGACGCAAATCAGTATCAGCTGAGTTTGCTGCAAAAAAGAGGAATGGCTCCAGaaattgtttggctgtttttatgttttctgtgTGATAGGTGTATAAATAGCTACATTATGTATACCTGCACATTcttgtgtgtgcctctgtgtgtgtatgtgaaagagaTCCTGTATCAACAGCAACCATCTCCTCTCTAAGCTCAATACAAGCAGTGTTTGATACGTCTGGGTGAAAAAGAGTGTATATGTGTCgatatatgtgcatgtatgcgcATGCAATTCTGCATGGACCCACgcgttttatttctgtttttttttagcacaaaACTGACTATTTCCAAGCATTGCCAGTAtttgagagagggaaagagggagagaggaacacacacacagacacacacacacacaaacacacaagaggGAGTGTCAAGGTGGGAGCTGAGACCATATTGGGAATGCTCTATGAATATCAACTAGCATATGCTTCAGTGCCATACTACCCCCCATTCCCTTTCATAAACATCCCTTTGGCAcaaacctgtatgtgtgtgtgttttgcctgcTTGCCAGGTTTTCCTATCGACACGTCCTCTTAATGATCCTTAGATTTTCTGTCTGCTCCCCTCCCTCGctcattctctcactttctccaactgtcgctctctcctctgccaccctcctctctgcatctttatctctttcatgctatctctccctcccgccCGCCCACcgcctcctttcctttcataaTCTTTCATTATATCCACTCTCAGGTTTGTTTACAGAAGTGTCCGTGcagtcgtcctcctcctcccccctgtctctctctctctttttctaatCCTCTTTTATCGTTTCCTCTCCGCTCGTCTGTTGATTCCCTCGTTCCGTTCCTACACACTGAGATTGGATCAATCAGCCCCGGCTCTGTCCTCCTGCTCagacctcctctctcctctcctccctggcgACTAggtttctctttttcatttagATTTGGACCCCCCAcctcttctttttcccctctctctttctctctccctctcggcCTCAGCTTTCTCGCCTCCGCATTCgccttcctctccctttgtggtattttttccAAACGTTTCAATCATGTTCTGAAATAAAAGCCTTTGTTGGAGTACAGAGCCagcgtgtgtttttttttctatcatgtAGCTGAAAGCAAAGATGTAAGCGCGGTGCTCGTCAATCTGGTGAATGTagagagaatatgtgtgtgtgtgtgtgtgtgtggataaaaGGTTGAATCGACCCGGGGTGTGAGTGCCGAGGGCTTGCTAACCTGCTCAGTCTCTGTGCCTTTCACGTCCgctgcagctttgtttttcttggATCAAGGATTCGTGCAGaggagtatttgtgtgtgtgtatgtatgtgtgatcGAGGCTGTCGCTGtggatctctgtgtgtgttagagcGGTTTCCCGGTCCTCTTCCAATGGTTCAGAAACGTAGCCTCGTTCCTTGGGGCCGCCGTATCTCCCTCAGCTTGGGtgaatgatgatgaggatgatgatagCCTGTACTCCAGGGCTCCAAGAGGAGTAACACCAGCATGGCTCAAAGCCGTCTCGCCACccacatttgtgtgtttgtgtgtgtttcccactgccaagctctctctctctctctctctctctcgctgtctgtctgggtAAAGGGCTTTTAGGCCTGCCAACTCAAGTCATCTTCAGCGAGTGTCCAGAGGCCTAATTCTGAAACCGCCGCTGCACACCCAACGCTAGAGAGTCGGACAGACAGTCAGAAGATGGTTGAGGGCTCAAGGCTCCTTCTTCGAAGTCAAAAGCAATCCTGGATACTCATGCAAGCAATAGGTCATGCAAAAAAACAGCACTGTGCTGTGTTACGCTTGTTTTCAATAGCCAGGTCGTGGCTTTAATTAACAAAATTAGCCACAGCAGCAGGTACAGATGCAGTGAGATTTCCACAACTCTGAAAAGCCAAAAAGAGTCCTTATGGAACTTGGATCTAttattagtagtggtagtattatAAGGATTATTTCAACATACGTTTCACAGTTCAGTGAGGGTAATGAGTTGGGTTGGACGCTGTGATGGACAGGTTTGCCTGTGGGCTAGGGTGTGGTGTGGTGAAGGACAGCAGGGTTCAGGGagaaaacctttaaaaaaaaaaaaaatcaaggtctCTGGTCCTGCAATCGgttctctgtccttccctctctatttctgtctcacTCCCCACTGTTAAATGTTTGATCAGTCTTTTTCCACTTCACGGAGATCGTCTTCAGAGGCAGCAAAGCCagctgagcgtgtgtgtgtgtgtgtagtccgCTCTGAGCAGAACGATGCTTGCCCGTCACGTGGCTCAGCGCGGGGAGTCCTCCCAAAGGTTGAAAGAAATGGACAGCTGTCCAGGAAGCTAAAGGTGCGTCTCACTGGCGTTCGGTCCAGTAGGACTGCTGGCCGAGTGTTAGAGAGCGCCACCCTGTGGAGAGAGCAGATGAGATCAGCGTTAGCATTAGCAATTGGGGGTACAAGGGTATGGTATGGGATATCAGGCTGACTCATGGCTAAAACAGGGTATCTGAGAATTTTACAACTACTAAAATCCAATACTGAGAGCCATGAGTAATACAtcagaaatcaaaacaaagtgcGCACATTGAAGGATGTAAGATAAGAAAAAATACATCTCTTAATTTTTTATCCATTGACGTCAAACTAAAGGTCTAAGTCTGTATTTTGCCTAGTGAACATAATGGATTGGAATGGTAATCAGAATCAGCCAGTGTGTAAAGTATGTTGTTGGCAGCAAGTGTTGCTGACGATCCTGAACAGCAATGCTTTGAAGtagggatgttaatgattaatcgacgATCGATTAATCACCGTTAATAATTTGATCGATCAAGCATATATTAATCGATAATGTACGTTATGTGCTATTTCTAATTTTTTTCGGAAATGATTTACCGCCAC is part of the Centroberyx gerrardi isolate f3 chromosome 16, fCenGer3.hap1.cur.20231027, whole genome shotgun sequence genome and harbors:
- the flrt1b gene encoding leucine-rich repeat transmembrane protein FLRT1; this encodes MAAESLAELRDWLFLLLLCLTLLAEMLELAAAAIAMETGDGDEGAVCPSVCRCDEGFVYCNDRGLSIIPPLPLTAAILYLQSNRLSNAGLPPSLERSSSIRVVYLYANQLDEFPIHLPPSLRELHLQDNNIRTLPRSSLAKLPLLERLHLDDNSISTVSIQERAFSGTPRLRLLFLSRNHLSSIPAGLPASLEELRLDDNRISTIPTHAFRGLSSLRRLVLDGNLLANTRIADDTFSRLSNLTELSLVRNALQAPPVNLPSAHLMRLHLQDNGMTHMPRGALDGMRRLQRLDLSGNNLTSLPRGLLKDTEGLELLLLRGNPWYCGCNLRWLHAWLHGRGSAVTVRGLMCQGPEAVRGQALRELTGLMEQCEGPPAGPSAGVGAEKGGGGGDGGGGGQAVPPAPHGSTTTTSLLVPTQGSLFTLRAKRPGLVMPLPPGEGGQVSGEALELTVKPLSPDSVLVTWLCPRPAPSFRLSWLRLGSSAALGSITETLVPGERQQYLLTQLTPRSHYLICLLPLRQDPSIGGASAGSSRASSMDTDSKDSAPACAQIETGEALVSAGGEGSDKDGQDSEITALPLAGIIGGATALVSLLLIFGIFCWYGQRAGYMSGESGSYGRSRGGKHYDDYVESGTKKDTSILEIRAPPAGFQMTAMAHQPLQPKLEDVTYIHTIFPSSSSSSHANGTYRSSHGAGSLNGTILSQTGHHHVGYGTNRGYREGGIPDIDYAYT